In Leptodesmis sichuanensis A121, the following are encoded in one genomic region:
- a CDS encoding Nramp family divalent metal transporter, with protein sequence MSVASPRPSLPEVHRSIPIPAGKGFWRKLMAYAGPGYLVSVGYMDPGNWATDIAGGSQFGYTLLSVILLSNLMAVLLQSLCVRLGVATGKDLAQACRDYFSPRVTFILWVLCEIAIAACDLAELLGSAIALQLLFKIPLIWGVCITALDVLAMLALQRKGFRYVEALVITLVSTIGICFAAQIWFARPDASAIALGFVPSKEILRNPGMLYIAIGILGATVMPHNLYLHSSIVQTRAWQNTPEKKREAITFGTLDSTIALTLALFINAAILVVAAATFHKAGHYHVAELQDAYQLLSPLVGVSAASTIFGLALLASGQSSTLTATLAGQVVMEGFIQLKFPSWLRRLSTRLTAIVPAIIVILIFGEQSTGNLLVLSQVILSMQLSFAVVPLVMFTSDRRVMGDFVNPFWLKVFAWAVAMIIVGLNLWLLVQTFLSWLG encoded by the coding sequence ATGTCTGTTGCTTCCCCTCGACCCAGTTTGCCAGAAGTGCATCGGAGCATTCCCATCCCTGCCGGAAAAGGGTTCTGGCGTAAGTTAATGGCCTATGCTGGCCCTGGCTATTTAGTATCGGTGGGCTATATGGATCCAGGTAACTGGGCTACTGATATTGCAGGAGGTTCTCAGTTTGGCTATACACTCCTGAGTGTGATCTTGCTGTCGAACCTGATGGCGGTGCTGCTCCAGTCTTTGTGCGTGCGGCTGGGAGTAGCGACAGGTAAGGATTTAGCCCAAGCCTGTCGGGATTACTTCAGCCCCCGAGTGACGTTTATCCTGTGGGTACTGTGTGAAATTGCGATCGCCGCCTGTGACCTGGCAGAGTTATTGGGAAGTGCGATTGCCCTCCAGTTACTGTTTAAGATTCCGCTGATCTGGGGGGTTTGTATTACCGCTCTGGATGTCCTGGCGATGCTGGCTCTCCAGCGTAAAGGATTTCGCTATGTGGAAGCACTGGTCATTACGCTAGTATCTACGATTGGGATCTGTTTTGCAGCTCAGATCTGGTTTGCCCGTCCCGATGCCTCCGCGATCGCACTGGGATTTGTGCCCAGCAAGGAGATTTTACGCAATCCTGGAATGCTGTACATCGCGATCGGGATTTTGGGTGCAACGGTGATGCCCCATAACCTGTATCTCCACTCGTCTATTGTCCAAACACGGGCATGGCAAAATACCCCAGAGAAAAAACGAGAAGCCATTACCTTTGGCACTTTGGATTCCACGATTGCCCTAACCCTGGCCCTGTTCATTAATGCGGCCATCCTGGTCGTTGCGGCGGCTACTTTCCACAAAGCCGGACATTATCATGTCGCCGAACTTCAAGATGCCTATCAACTGCTGTCTCCGCTAGTCGGTGTGAGTGCGGCCAGCACTATCTTTGGTCTGGCGTTACTGGCTTCGGGACAAAGTTCCACGCTGACAGCAACCCTGGCCGGACAGGTGGTGATGGAAGGATTTATCCAACTCAAGTTTCCCTCCTGGTTACGTCGTTTATCCACCCGGTTAACGGCGATCGTTCCGGCGATTATTGTCATTCTCATCTTTGGCGAGCAGAGTACAGGCAATCTGCTGGTTCTCAGTCAGGTGATTCTGAGTATGCAACTGTCCTTTGCGGTGGTGCCTCTGGTGATGTTTACCAGCGATCGGCGCGTGATGGGCGATTTCGTTAATCCCTTCTGGTTGAAAGTCTTTGCCTGGGCTGTGGCGATGATTATCGTGGGGTTAAACCTGTGGCTACTGGTGCAAACCTTTTTAAGCTGGCTAGGCTAA
- a CDS encoding RNA-guided endonuclease InsQ/TnpB family protein, which translates to MIHLFGCQPVLLSPVPDIKAILEYVCTESNKLFNCATYYARQIYFKTRKYVGKSRLDEEMKSNPHFQAMHSQAAQQTCHGVWEAFKSYRELLALWKRGELEDKPKLPKYRDAGLSVASYPKQALKLVDGLIRVPLGSKVKAWFGIASFTLPMPSNLRFEDIRELRILPRNRCFYAEFVYRQPEPAPIQLDLSRALGIDHGIDNWLTCVSTVGESFIVDGRQVKSLNQWYNKEVARLKEGQNQGFWSNQLAHITERRNRQIRDAINKAARIVINYCLKNRIGTIVFGWGQGIKQSVNLGKKNNQKFVFIPTARLKERIAQLAQQYGMQFVETEEANTSAASFLDGDSLPKHGEKPDDWKPSGKRVKRGLYRTLLNWYINADANGGANILQKVSMMLGLDLSKVSRAALTQPQRFRLWQLARKSEAVRLQPTA; encoded by the coding sequence GTCAAACAAACTCTTTAACTGTGCAACCTACTACGCCCGACAAATCTACTTTAAGACCCGTAAATACGTGGGCAAAAGTAGGCTGGATGAGGAGATGAAGTCCAATCCTCACTTTCAGGCAATGCACTCCCAGGCAGCACAGCAAACCTGTCACGGAGTCTGGGAAGCCTTTAAGTCATACCGGGAACTTTTGGCGTTGTGGAAACGAGGGGAGTTAGAAGACAAACCTAAACTGCCAAAGTATCGGGATGCAGGTTTGTCTGTTGCCAGCTATCCAAAGCAGGCATTGAAGCTAGTTGATGGATTAATCCGTGTCCCACTGGGTAGCAAGGTCAAAGCCTGGTTTGGGATTGCTTCTTTCACTCTGCCGATGCCTTCAAACTTGAGGTTTGAAGATATTCGAGAGTTGCGAATTCTCCCTCGTAATCGCTGTTTTTATGCAGAATTTGTCTATCGGCAGCCTGAACCTGCCCCGATTCAGTTAGACCTATCCCGCGCATTAGGAATCGACCACGGCATCGATAACTGGCTCACCTGTGTCAGCACGGTGGGAGAGAGTTTCATCGTTGATGGCAGACAGGTGAAAAGCCTAAACCAGTGGTACAACAAAGAAGTTGCTCGACTCAAAGAAGGGCAAAACCAGGGCTTCTGGTCGAATCAACTCGCCCACATCACAGAACGGCGAAACAGGCAGATTCGAGATGCGATTAACAAAGCTGCCCGGATTGTAATTAACTATTGCCTCAAGAACCGAATTGGCACGATTGTTTTTGGGTGGGGACAGGGCATCAAACAATCCGTCAACCTGGGCAAAAAAAACAATCAGAAATTTGTATTCATCCCGACTGCAAGGCTGAAAGAGCGAATCGCTCAACTGGCTCAACAATACGGGATGCAATTTGTGGAAACAGAGGAAGCAAATACCTCTGCTGCCAGTTTTCTAGATGGTGACTCACTCCCGAAACACGGTGAAAAACCCGATGATTGGAAGCCATCAGGAAAACGGGTGAAGCGAGGGTTGTATCGCACTCTCCTTAATTGGTATATCAATGCCGATGCAAACGGGGGAGCGAACATCCTACAAAAAGTAAGCATGATGCTCGGTCTAGATTTGAGCAAAGTGTCTAGGGCTGCATTGACCCAGCCGCAGAGGTTTCGCCTCTGGCAATTGGCAAGGAAAAGCGAAGCGGTACGGCTTCAGCCTACCGCGTAG